One segment of Nostoc piscinale CENA21 DNA contains the following:
- a CDS encoding PAS domain-containing protein, with protein MAFLDNFFFPNQFIPHGHCYLWKPGLVWLHVVSDSLTAIAYYSIPFMLVYFVSKRKDLPFDWIFLMFGAFIIACGTTHVMDVWTLWYPTYWLSGLIKAITALISVTTAVQLVPLIPQALALPSHAQLEAANSQLATEIAERKRTEEVLRESEERWQLALRGNNDGIWDWNIKTNQVFFSSRWKEMLGYEDDEIKNHLQEIWTRIHPDDLDAVVKAVQDHFAKFTPFYAKEFRVLCKDGKYKWILDRGQALWDENNNVIRMVGSHTDITERKQAEETLSKILAQLETKVEERTAELKKNQPIIRGRNY; from the coding sequence ATGGCGTTTTTAGATAATTTTTTTTTTCCTAACCAGTTTATTCCCCACGGACATTGCTATCTCTGGAAGCCGGGATTAGTCTGGTTGCACGTTGTTTCCGACTCACTAACTGCAATAGCTTATTATTCAATTCCATTCATGCTGGTGTATTTTGTCAGCAAACGCAAAGATTTGCCGTTTGACTGGATATTTTTAATGTTTGGTGCATTTATCATTGCTTGCGGTACAACTCATGTCATGGATGTTTGGACACTTTGGTATCCAACTTATTGGTTATCAGGGTTGATTAAAGCCATTACAGCTTTGATTTCAGTCACTACAGCGGTACAACTTGTGCCATTAATACCTCAAGCATTAGCTTTACCTAGCCATGCACAACTAGAAGCTGCAAACTCTCAACTAGCCACAGAAATTGCTGAACGCAAACGTACAGAAGAAGTACTCAGAGAAAGTGAAGAACGTTGGCAATTAGCTTTGCGTGGCAATAATGATGGGATTTGGGATTGGAATATCAAAACAAATCAAGTTTTTTTCTCTTCTCGTTGGAAAGAAATGCTTGGTTATGAAGACGATGAAATTAAAAATCATCTGCAAGAAATTTGGACAAGAATTCACCCAGATGATTTAGATGCTGTAGTCAAAGCTGTTCAAGATCATTTTGCAAAATTCACACCATTTTACGCTAAAGAATTTCGGGTGCTTTGTAAAGATGGGAAGTATAAATGGATATTAGATCGGGGTCAAGCCTTGTGGGATGAAAATAATAATGTCATCCGTATGGTAGGGTCGCATACAGATATTACTGAACGTAAGCAAGCCGAAGAAACTTTAAGTAAAATACTCGCACAACTAGAAACTAAAGTAGAAGAACGCACAGCAGAGTTAAAAAAAAATCAACCAATCATTAGAGGCAGAAATTACTAA
- a CDS encoding HAD family hydrolase: MLAAVLFDLDGTIVNTDPIHYQAWQQMLADYNIEIDEKFYKSRISGRLNPEIVKDILPQLLPAEGQKFADDKEALFRELASHLQPLSGFTELLAWTETHQLKRALVTNAPRLNVEFVLEVLGIKEAFHTVVLAEDCTAGKPDPTPYQVALNKLQINPEKAIALEDSPSGIRAAVAAGIPTIGIASTHDPQNLQTVGAFMAIPDFTDLQLWTFLNSLTEPDLSAINF, encoded by the coding sequence ATGCTGGCAGCAGTTCTCTTTGACTTGGACGGCACTATTGTCAATACTGATCCGATACATTACCAAGCTTGGCAGCAAATGTTGGCAGACTACAACATTGAAATAGATGAAAAATTCTACAAATCTCGGATTAGTGGCCGCTTGAATCCAGAAATTGTCAAAGATATCTTGCCGCAATTATTACCAGCAGAAGGGCAGAAATTTGCCGACGATAAAGAAGCACTGTTTCGTGAACTAGCTTCCCATCTGCAACCGTTGAGTGGATTTACTGAACTCCTAGCTTGGACAGAGACACATCAGCTAAAACGGGCATTAGTTACCAACGCCCCTCGGTTGAATGTAGAATTTGTGCTTGAGGTTTTAGGAATTAAAGAAGCTTTTCATACAGTGGTTTTGGCAGAGGATTGCACCGCAGGTAAACCTGATCCTACACCTTATCAAGTGGCTTTAAACAAATTACAGATTAACCCGGAGAAAGCCATTGCTTTAGAAGATTCACCTTCTGGTATTCGTGCGGCTGTTGCGGCTGGTATTCCTACCATTGGTATCGCCTCCACCCACGATCCACAAAATCTGCAAACAGTCGGCGCGTTTATGGCAATTCCAGATTTTACCGATTTGCAGTTGTGGACGTTTTTAAATTCTTTGACTGAACCAGATTTGAGTGCGATTAATTTTTAG
- a CDS encoding S8 family peptidase — MSRKLTPQSRRMQAAEVKAFWQQDSVYQEIQRWIADAREDGVIQIAQAETVITGTVIVKMTEEEAARMREELPDADITEDRPIELIQPEASATDLKTEISQSDLWHLAAINLDNCRQKGYEYTGQDITIAVLDTGVYGNHPALKGRITKALTFDAQNSQILPMNPSVDTHKHGTHVAGLICGNQIGVAPNTNIFSGVIIPGGTGNLSDFVLALSWVSQQPEISIVNISAGFIGYLPDMETAIESLLLSGILPVCAVGNEGRNRTRSPGNYRDVVSVGSSTIDKRIAGFSGSATLNIGSHQYLVPNLVAPGKDIYSSIPGDKYEAISGTSMATPIVSGIAALILEEYPNIEVLDLKEELFARCETLQAPSDRQGYGLIQVQL; from the coding sequence GCTGGATTGCCGACGCGCGAGAGGATGGTGTAATTCAAATTGCTCAAGCAGAAACGGTGATTACAGGTACGGTTATTGTAAAAATGACCGAAGAAGAAGCAGCCAGGATGCGTGAAGAATTACCTGATGCTGATATCACAGAAGACCGACCAATTGAGTTAATTCAACCCGAAGCCAGCGCAACTGATTTAAAAACAGAAATTTCTCAATCTGATTTATGGCATTTAGCAGCAATTAATTTAGATAATTGCCGTCAAAAAGGTTATGAATACACAGGTCAAGATATCACCATTGCAGTTTTAGATACTGGGGTATATGGCAACCACCCAGCATTAAAGGGAAGAATAACCAAAGCCTTGACCTTTGATGCCCAAAATTCTCAGATACTGCCCATGAATCCTAGTGTTGATACACACAAACATGGTACTCATGTTGCGGGATTAATTTGCGGCAATCAAATTGGTGTTGCTCCCAATACTAATATTTTTAGTGGGGTAATAATTCCTGGTGGTACTGGCAATCTTTCTGATTTTGTTTTGGCGCTGTCTTGGGTAAGCCAACAACCAGAAATTAGCATTGTCAATATATCGGCTGGGTTTATTGGCTATTTACCAGATATGGAAACAGCAATTGAAAGTTTGCTTTTATCTGGCATTTTACCGGTTTGTGCTGTGGGCAATGAAGGCAGAAATCGTACCCGCAGCCCTGGTAACTATCGGGATGTAGTTTCCGTTGGTAGTTCAACTATTGACAAGCGCATTGCTGGCTTTAGTGGCAGTGCTACATTAAATATAGGTTCCCATCAATATCTAGTGCCGAATTTAGTTGCGCCAGGAAAAGATATTTATTCATCAATACCAGGAGATAAATACGAAGCAATTAGCGGTACTTCAATGGCTACACCGATTGTTTCAGGAATTGCTGCCTTAATTTTAGAAGAATATCCAAATATAGAAGTTTTAGATTTGAAAGAAGAATTATTTGCTAGATGTGAAACTTTACAAGCTCCATCAGACCGCCAAGGCTACGGCTTAATTCAAGTACAATTATGA
- a CDS encoding hybrid sensor histidine kinase/response regulator, whose amino-acid sequence MTDANILVVEDESIVAKDLQNRLKKFGYTVAAIASSGQEAINKAMEFSPDLVLMDIRLKGQMDGIQAAAEIHKYLDIPIIYLTAYADEDTLERAKITEPFGYLLKPFKERELKTNIEIVLTKHKLEQQLKTNQQWLTTLLNSISDGVISSDRNQLITFMNPVAEQLTGWTQAEAITKNIAEVFKIIDINTREPLENPIKVVLESEALAPFSTTTILIAQNGTETPIDTSAAPIKDDKNNLVGAVLVFRDVTERLQAMAARQKQIQQEQLVAQWEQLNQFKNDFLNLVSHELRSPLYHMKSMIQMLQISTAVQQQHYFLNILEAECDREMALINDLLELQRLENSSNLLLAPDLLVLQQWLPWLIEPFQIRTQEHQQTLQLNLPENLPALFSDRPSLERILVELLNNACKYTPADGEIVLSVSHETAEIPAKIIFTISNSAEIPVDELPRIFEKFYRFPDADIWNQGGTGLGLAIVQKLVTQLQGSIQVTSHQGWTTFTLTLSDLEIS is encoded by the coding sequence ATGACAGACGCGAATATTTTAGTTGTTGAAGACGAATCTATTGTTGCTAAGGATTTACAAAATAGACTGAAAAAATTTGGCTATACAGTTGCTGCGATTGCTTCTTCTGGACAAGAAGCAATTAATAAAGCTATGGAATTTAGTCCTGACTTAGTACTTATGGATATCCGTTTAAAAGGGCAAATGGATGGCATACAAGCAGCAGCAGAAATTCATAAATATTTAGATATACCGATAATTTATTTAACTGCTTATGCAGATGAAGATACATTGGAGAGAGCTAAAATAACCGAACCATTTGGTTATTTACTCAAACCTTTTAAAGAGAGAGAACTAAAAACTAATATTGAAATTGTGCTGACGAAGCATAAATTAGAACAACAATTGAAAACTAACCAACAATGGTTGACGACATTACTCAATAGTATTAGTGATGGGGTCATATCTAGCGATCGCAATCAACTGATCACCTTTATGAATCCGGTAGCAGAACAGTTGACAGGGTGGACACAGGCAGAAGCGATCACCAAAAATATAGCAGAAGTATTTAAAATTATTGATATCAATACTAGAGAACCTTTAGAAAATCCCATTAAAGTAGTTTTAGAATCAGAGGCGCTCGCACCTTTTTCAACCACAACTATTTTAATTGCTCAAAACGGTACAGAAACACCAATAGACACCAGTGCAGCACCCATCAAAGACGACAAAAATAATCTCGTAGGTGCGGTGTTAGTGTTTCGGGATGTGACAGAAAGACTACAAGCAATGGCAGCGCGACAAAAGCAAATACAGCAAGAGCAACTTGTCGCCCAATGGGAGCAACTCAATCAATTTAAAAATGACTTTTTAAATTTAGTTTCCCACGAATTGCGATCGCCACTTTATCACATGAAAAGCATGATTCAAATGTTGCAGATATCAACGGCTGTTCAACAACAGCATTACTTTCTGAACATTTTAGAAGCAGAGTGCGATCGAGAAATGGCACTAATTAACGACTTATTAGAGTTACAACGCCTGGAAAATTCATCAAATCTACTGCTGGCTCCTGATTTATTAGTTCTACAACAGTGGCTACCTTGGCTCATCGAGCCATTTCAAATTCGCACTCAAGAACATCAACAAACCTTGCAACTCAATCTACCGGAAAATTTACCCGCATTATTTTCTGACCGTCCTAGCTTAGAACGCATTTTAGTAGAATTGCTAAATAATGCTTGTAAATATACACCTGCTGACGGTGAAATTGTATTGAGTGTCAGCCACGAAACTGCTGAAATTCCCGCCAAAATAATTTTTACCATCAGTAACTCAGCAGAAATTCCCGTTGATGAATTACCCAGAATTTTTGAAAAATTTTACCGCTTCCCTGATGCAGACATTTGGAACCAAGGTGGTACAGGTTTGGGTTTAGCAATTGTGCAGAAGTTAGTCACACAACTGCAAGGTAGCATCCAAGTCACCAGCCATCAGGGATGGACAACCTTTACTTTAACATTGAGTGATTTAGAAATAAGTTAA
- a CDS encoding NACHT domain-containing protein: MRLEPQHLEKIDDLLKQELEEARGDEELLVIMRLEGKDSQPENNFVPNLKPADFPNRQAYRQALIDLQKQQVKNAVGETIKELESLGLTITGGEMSETVIARGEARQILSSLELAAVRRASLDQAIAINDASKYLATILSQVIDTSNPQIPPKVLKSASQYYQNYYKRYGKLRVLGMKQFVPLDYIYTAVQFLSDKEIANSLSLQDLEAVFRTAKRGRISSENTARKEGIEVANQNQYLMVLGAPGSGKSTFLRKMGLETLRGKQGKLKYECLPVLIELKRLSGDKINIEKLVYQEFNCCDFVANEVLTKKLLEAGKLLILFDGLDEVPTKNLNAAVAQIQAFVNQYQKNRFIVSCRTAAYHQQFKKFENVEIAEFTDEQIKQFIHNWFQTEEDIKADTARQCWELLQENEAAKELGRTPLLLTFICLYYDEYHSFTNNRSELYKKALDILLDKWLAEKRVKRDPVFKDFTIEIEESLLAEIAYRGFEKNRLFFTKDKLIKQIQNNLNKNENAPKTLNREAVLKAIQIEQGILVERVRDAYAFSHLTLQEYLTAKYICDWQLIDELVSHHLIDITWKEVFLLISGLLRPNADKLLLQMEKAAQKYINTPKLKALLKWAEQETTGSLGGIKPVGKRAIAYAIAYAYAYAITNFYADTNAYAIAIANAYGKANTNAYAIANAKAIANAIAIANANANAKDIANAIAIAQSIEATRALEKLQIFNNLHFTNLIKQLQDLKAAIPDNNQLLTVKRKFAKTIRQTLLKAFNLNLKMVSLSTKELEAWDNYLYANYLILQCKQAAVIVSPQTWAEIEDRMLRFID, encoded by the coding sequence ATGAGACTAGAACCTCAGCATCTAGAAAAAATCGACGACTTGCTAAAACAAGAGCTAGAAGAAGCCAGAGGCGATGAAGAATTACTGGTGATTATGCGGCTTGAAGGCAAAGATTCACAACCAGAAAATAACTTCGTTCCTAATCTCAAACCCGCAGATTTTCCTAATCGCCAAGCATATCGCCAAGCATTGATTGATCTGCAAAAGCAGCAAGTAAAAAATGCTGTTGGTGAGACAATTAAAGAATTAGAAAGCTTAGGATTGACTATTACTGGCGGTGAAATGAGCGAAACAGTAATAGCAAGAGGAGAAGCTAGGCAAATTTTAAGTAGCTTGGAATTAGCAGCAGTGCGCCGTGCTAGTTTAGATCAAGCTATTGCAATTAACGATGCTAGTAAATATTTAGCCACAATTCTAAGCCAAGTAATTGATACCTCAAACCCACAAATTCCGCCAAAAGTTCTCAAGTCTGCCTCGCAATATTACCAAAATTATTACAAGCGATATGGCAAATTAAGAGTTTTGGGAATGAAACAGTTCGTACCCTTGGATTATATTTATACAGCTGTTCAATTTCTCAGCGATAAGGAAATAGCTAATTCATTATCGCTCCAGGATTTAGAAGCAGTTTTTAGAACAGCTAAAAGGGGAAGAATTAGCTCAGAGAACACTGCGAGAAAAGAAGGTATAGAAGTTGCTAATCAAAATCAATACTTAATGGTGTTAGGTGCGCCTGGAAGTGGTAAATCCACATTTTTACGCAAGATGGGATTAGAAACACTCAGAGGAAAACAAGGTAAATTGAAATATGAATGCCTTCCTGTCTTGATTGAATTGAAAAGATTAAGTGGCGATAAGATTAATATTGAGAAATTAGTGTATCAAGAGTTTAACTGTTGTGATTTTGTTGCAAACGAAGTTTTAACCAAAAAGCTTTTAGAGGCAGGAAAATTACTAATCTTATTTGATGGATTAGATGAAGTACCGACTAAAAACTTGAATGCAGCCGTTGCACAAATACAAGCTTTTGTTAATCAATATCAAAAAAATCGTTTTATTGTTTCTTGTCGCACTGCTGCTTATCATCAACAATTTAAAAAATTTGAAAATGTCGAGATTGCTGAATTTACAGATGAACAAATAAAACAATTTATACATAATTGGTTTCAGACAGAAGAAGATATTAAAGCTGATACTGCGAGGCAATGTTGGGAATTACTGCAAGAAAATGAGGCTGCCAAAGAATTAGGGAGAACTCCTCTATTGCTGACTTTTATATGCCTTTACTACGATGAATATCACAGTTTTACTAACAATCGCAGCGAATTATATAAAAAAGCTTTAGATATTTTATTAGATAAATGGTTGGCTGAAAAAAGAGTCAAACGTGACCCGGTTTTTAAGGATTTTACCATTGAGATCGAAGAAAGCTTGCTAGCAGAAATAGCTTATCGCGGATTTGAAAAAAATCGGCTATTTTTTACCAAAGATAAGCTAATAAAACAAATTCAAAATAATTTAAACAAAAATGAAAACGCACCTAAAACTCTAAACAGAGAAGCAGTTTTAAAAGCAATTCAAATAGAACAAGGGATTTTAGTGGAAAGGGTACGAGATGCCTATGCGTTTTCTCATTTGACGCTGCAAGAGTATTTAACTGCTAAATATATTTGCGACTGGCAATTAATTGATGAGTTAGTTAGTCATCATTTAATAGATATAACTTGGAAAGAGGTATTTTTATTAATATCAGGTTTGCTGCGTCCCAATGCGGATAAGCTATTGCTGCAAATGGAAAAAGCAGCACAAAAATACATTAACACGCCGAAGTTAAAAGCTCTACTAAAATGGGCAGAGCAAGAAACAACCGGATCACTAGGAGGTATAAAACCTGTCGGTAAAAGAGCGATCGCCTATGCCATCGCCTACGCCTACGCCTACGCCATCACAAACTTCTACGCCGACACAAACGCCTACGCCATCGCTATCGCTAACGCCTACGGCAAAGCCAACACAAACGCCTACGCCATCGCTAACGCCAAAGCCATTGCCAACGCCATCGCCATTGCCAACGCCAACGCCAACGCCAAAGACATCGCTAACGCCATCGCCATTGCTCAATCTATCGAAGCTACCCGCGCTCTTGAAAAATTACAAATCTTCAATAACTTACACTTTACTAATTTAATAAAGCAACTACAAGATTTAAAGGCAGCTATTCCTGATAATAATCAATTATTAACTGTAAAGCGTAAATTCGCCAAAACAATCCGACAAACCTTGCTCAAAGCCTTTAATTTAAATTTAAAAATGGTGAGTTTATCTACAAAAGAATTAGAAGCTTGGGACAACTATCTATATGCCAACTATTTAATCTTGCAGTGCAAACAAGCCGCAGTGATAGTATCGCCTCAAACTTGGGCAGAAATAGAAGATAGAATGCTACGCTTTATTGACTAG
- a CDS encoding PAS domain S-box protein: MTKRKQTEKALRDSEERFRTAFHQAAVGIAHVGLDGRWLLVNQRLCDIVGYTAEELELRTFQEITHPDDLNESLKYVDEILLGNIQTYSIEKRYFRKDGTVIWINLTVSLTYHTSGEPKYFIAVIEDISDRKQSQAQIQASLLEKEVLLKEIYHRVKNNLQVISSLLNLQSDYIQDQEDMYVFQKSQQRIESMALVHEKMYQSPDLARIDFSEYLQDLVASLFSTYGINAGAVSLRFNVENQVLLGLDLAIPCGLIVHELVSNSLKYGFPNGRAGEIYVGIREDLDQQFTIFVSDNGVGLPPNFNFQNTASLGWQLVEALTQQISGSIKINSHAGVEFQITFPLI; this comes from the coding sequence ATTACTAAACGTAAACAAACAGAAAAGGCATTAAGAGATAGTGAAGAGCGATTTCGGACGGCATTTCATCAAGCAGCAGTGGGAATTGCCCATGTAGGTTTAGATGGCAGATGGTTATTAGTTAACCAAAGGCTTTGCGATATTGTTGGTTACACAGCCGAGGAATTAGAGTTACGCACCTTTCAGGAAATTACTCACCCAGATGATTTAAATGAATCTTTAAAATATGTTGATGAAATATTACTAGGTAATATTCAGACATATTCAATCGAAAAACGTTATTTTCGCAAAGATGGTACTGTCATCTGGATTAACTTGACTGTTTCGTTAACATACCATACTTCGGGAGAACCAAAGTATTTTATTGCTGTGATTGAAGATATTAGCGATCGCAAACAATCTCAAGCACAAATTCAAGCATCATTACTCGAAAAAGAAGTCTTGCTCAAAGAAATTTACCACAGAGTCAAAAATAATTTACAAGTAATTTCTAGTCTGCTAAATTTGCAATCTGATTATATTCAAGACCAAGAAGATATGTATGTCTTTCAAAAAAGTCAGCAGCGAATCGAATCAATGGCCTTGGTACATGAAAAAATGTATCAATCTCCTGACTTAGCTCGCATTGATTTTAGTGAATATCTTCAAGATTTAGTTGCAAGTTTATTTAGCACTTATGGAATTAATGCAGGTGCAGTTTCTTTAAGATTTAATGTTGAAAATCAAGTTTTACTCGGTTTAGATTTGGCGATTCCCTGTGGGTTAATTGTACATGAATTAGTATCTAATTCTTTAAAATACGGTTTCCCTAATGGGAGAGCTGGAGAAATTTATGTAGGAATTAGAGAAGATTTAGACCAGCAATTTACTATCTTTGTTAGCGATAATGGTGTTGGCTTACCACCTAATTTTAATTTTCAAAATACAGCCTCTTTAGGTTGGCAGTTGGTTGAAGCATTAACTCAACAAATCTCAGGAAGCATTAAGATTAACAGTCATGCTGGTGTAGAGTTTCAAATAACATTTCCCTTAATTTAA